The following nucleotide sequence is from Cicer arietinum cultivar CDC Frontier isolate Library 1 chromosome 2, Cicar.CDCFrontier_v2.0, whole genome shotgun sequence.
TCCGatttgttgcttcttctttaaTATATTCAAGTAGGGAGTCTTATACAATATGACAATATAAAACGTTGGTGAACGAATGATTCTTTTTCACCAATGAATGTTTAAGCGCTTTAAAAATCACTATCTTCCTTGGTGCTTGTACACACACAAAGCATAGCaagaattgtgattttttttagaagtggGCTGGGGGAAGTTATTCTTGTAATTCAGTTGGGTCTCTTGACCAGGTTGATCCCTATGTCGAATATCAACATTTTGGATTTGGTGATTGAAATTTTGTATGTTCTAATGTACAACACATTttatacaaaacaaaaaattaaaatgtctaATACACGGCAAAAAATGTAGGAGGGGGTGCTAGCAAGTTGCAAAATCTCTACCATACTCTTTTTGATATACACCTTTTAAACCGTAACTAATTAGaaagttttttttcttaaaattttaataatcacATATGTCGtctatttttaaagaatattattaatcgttattaaaaatttcaattatttttaaatatcaatacacaataaatcattataaaaatgattaacCGTATGACTCACCACAACTCAAAATCTAATAATATAGTagtgcaaaataaaaatatgatgagaaaaataatatacactACTATAATCAGGGTAAACtagcatataataaaatatgtggtaattattttaaaagacaaaatattaGCCGCCAAAAGTTTCTATTATTGAAtttctttataattatatatccAATGAAAACTTTGGGTGCTCACATACACGTGGAGTATCTTTTAGCCCAATCTCTCTATATATAAAGGGAGTCCACTTGTAATTGATTTCATTTTCGTTCTCAGTCCCATATGTCCATGCCTTCACCAACTATTTGCCactaaaaaaatgtgaaaacaCACGTCACACAACAAGAAACGCACTCAAGCTGCTCGAAGTAGCGTTTAGCAAAGTTAGTTGATTTAAGTAAGCTCGAGTCACTCAAATTAGTTAATACtaaaaatattagtatattTTGCGAATGTGTGGACTTACGATCaactattttatctttttatttatttaaatatataattagatATTGAAAGTATATCTAGCTATACTTATGTAAAAGATACCAAATTTtggtataatatttttcaatccaattttattcatttatttcaaaagttttattcttctttatttttaaattctactCTTTTATCATGAAAAAACGGACTGGCCGGGATATGGTAACTAGAAACACCTTAGCGTGCATGCATATGCTGATATTTATAATTAGAACCatcaatttaacaaatatattaattattgatctTAGTCTATATGTTGGATGTAGTAAAAAATttcatagttaaaaaattataaaaaagaaaactcaTAACAATAAAAAGCCATTAAAATTTTGTGGGTTTAGTAGAGTCTGAGTGTctacttttcaaaaaaaaaaaaaatttgacaattttttttaatttttttgagaaataaattttttgattttttttccaataaaaagtaatttacaatttctttctcgattttttttttaaatttgctcacaaattttttgagaaaaaactgtttttgatttttttctttgagaaaaataaatttcaaaatattttcataaaaaaatctcaaaattaacaaaatattagatCTATGAGTCACCTCTCTTAAgcccataaaaaataataaaataatggaccacaactttaaaaaaattattttaatagaggACCTAATATTAAAAGCTTAATAAGAAATTTTTTCAAAGAAAACtttaaagtttgaaactttattGACAACTCtacttaaaatcaaaatttatatatttaggctACCTATTGCTACACTGTGGAGCtgataaaggaaaaaaattgagCTAAAGATATTTTATAAGAAATGCTATCAAGTATTTATAAATTGGGTGGACAATTATTaagaaatcaaatataaaaaagattagtttaaaatttagataatttatcgCGTCGTCATTTAAGTTatacaaaaatatcaaattgattatttaattttttttttatatcaagttacttctttatatttgtaaaagttataatatttaactatttttagtcgtaattttattttaaccaTTTTTAGCTAtagatttttgaaatattatgacttttgttatcatataaaaaacaatataataaatttctaTGTGATTTCATGACATAAActgaaaaaaatttacatttaatttcAAGAACTCTAAAATCTACTTAAATActcttttgtttaattatttttctaaaatttgatataggACTTATGTTGTTATTAATGTTGCAATCAAAATTCCTAAAGAATTACATGAGTTTAttgaaagaattttttatttcaattttattgatttaaaattaaaattattagtgtaaatatttataaataaaaaagccGAATTTGGAtgactaatttattaaaataaaagataaaaattaattaattatttttgtataatttaaaagagtgcgattaatcaattatttttatataattaatgggtcgcaaaatatattttacataaaatttattgaaatttttgttttatactctttgatgatttaaaagttatttccaaaataaaatttttatatttgatttcgTAACAAACAAGAGACTAAAAACGAAGTGAATTAAGATCAATTGTTATTTGGCCAAGACATCTAATATCTAGTGTATACGTTAGCTTAATGCATTTGATTGGGTATCGGTCGCTACAATCTCGATGCTTCATAGCTTCTACATCACGTTCTTTTCATTCTTGGATAGTCTTGCTAAAATGAAAAAGTTTATtgctaaaataaatatgaaaacatAGAGTACAGAAAAAAACCAAACATCACTTTAATTTCTTTGACATCCCCACAAACACGCCAAGGCAACGGCAACGCGACAAACATCATTCTATCAACTTCCATAATTACATACGTGATTGCCAGATGATCGTGGAAACATTATTGAATTGGGCCGAGTCAGCAATTCACTTTAACTTCAGCAAGAATTCGTTTGATTATTGATTTTGTTGAAAGCTTATTACTTTATTAGGTAAATTTATAAACTTCGATTTCACACTCAATCAAACTCAATCTCATACTATTTAATACTATTCAATGTgtctaataaatttattttattatctttgaAATAAGTAATTTCTTATATGAGACTAATTGTTGGAGGTATATATTGTCCGCAAAAATCACACTAGtacttatttttctttgaactaagtttttaattaaacagtATGATCAAATCAAAGGTATCAACTCAATTATAGTCAGGTGATATAGTAGAATAATATTATTCGAATATAAAATaggatataaatataatattttaatattttataaaaaataaaacataacttTTACTATATTTTCAATGACattgtatttatattatattttgtgtcaaattttatattttaaagcattatttcatataataatataatataatttcaataacttaatcaaataataaaataataaatatttgttcatctctttatcttaaattttttatatatgaagtttatttttataagtcaaaaatatttgttgttaaGAAGGTTGAATAAACAAACCAAATGCAAAATCAAAActagaaaaaataaacaacctATTAAAACATGGCGATTACCCCACCTATGGAAGtggataataatatttaacatcCATACTCCGATCAATATCTTatgtagaaaaaaataaacatatagaATGATATAATATGTTAACAATGTAAtgtaataaaaaagaatttaatatatatttatgattaaaatttttatattataaatcaatCACAGTAATTAGATCATTAGTAAATAataatgtttgatttttattataattatttataaagtcatCTATATTATTGATCATAATTTATTGactttgtaatattttttatattgatatttgcataaaaattaaataaataaaaaagagaaatagaagaaaaaaagtgttaaatatgcataaaaaattaaaaatcacgCTAACATGTGTCTTAAGAATATAGGTTAATGACTCATTAAATTTTAGCTTTATCTTAAAAAAAGGCAAAGACTAACTCATGCTCCAAAGAcatattttaagatatcaaatatacaaattttacttcaaaactatttttattcaagaaaaaaagaattttcaatacaatttttttaactttaatacTTTAACTTATACCCTTAAAACACATATTAGCATTAATTAAAAAACCACATAATCAACTCTTTGATATTGACTTTATATTGACCATGCATGGTCATTAATATTTCCAAAAGAGAAAATACATCATGCACTTAAACTAGTTTTGCATGGACAATAAACTCGTTCcactaaataattataacaaccaTAATTAAAAAACCACTTAATCAACTTTTGAGACAAAACTTTATACAATGCATTATGATCATTAAACccttttccaaaactaaaaatgCTTaaatatcactattgaattgaaatggaatttttattatatagtaaaaaattaacatattttaatattatcaaaataaaattgtcaacttgaattgaaatgaaatttttattatatagtaaaaaattaacgtattttaatattatcaaaataaaatggtcaataattaaatgacttacaaataatttaaccaattttaataaatattaaataattgaagcaaataaagaaaaatatcaataaccacttgtttttaattgtaatatAGAACTTGTGGGATTGGCACGGGATAAACCTTCCTCACCAGTCACCACACGCACGCAACTTAAATTGAATCAAAGAGATTAGAATGAGTGATGATACGCTTCACCCACGCAATGCCAGCGTGCACCCAAACGCGTTGCCACCACTGACCGAACACCGTCACCAACACTTTTCAACTGGTCAAACCAAGTCAAACCTCAGCACCCAACACTTTTTACccatcattaaaataaaattaaaaataataataatcatcataataatataaacCAAAAAACGCTCCCCTTTTCATTCAGATATATAAAAACCCATCACCAACACTTCCATAACTCAATTCATTACCACTTTCTACACACTCTGAAAACAAAAACCACAAATCCTTCTTTAGACAGTAGTAACAAAAACCACAATCCTATTCAACCCAAACCCACTTTGTTCCATCCAAAAACTATCAATTTCAATTCTATTATTATCTAACTTCCATTTCTAAATCAAAATCATGCAGACAACAAAACCCACCAAGCTAAGAAACGGAATGGACTTCTTCAGCAGAGCAAAAGCAGTACGTTTCAAAAGCCACCATGACAAATACCTTTTAGCAGAAGAAGACGAAGAATCCGTAACACAACACAGAAACGGTTCCTCAAACAACGCTAAATGGTTCGTCGAACACGTTCCCGAATACGACAACGTTATTCGATTCAAAAGCTGTTACGGTAAATACCTCACTGCTTCCGACAACCCTTTTCTTCTCGGCATGACGGGTCGTAAAGTTCTTCAAACACTTCCTAAAACACTTGATTCTTCTGTTGAATGGGAACCTGTTAGAGATGGTGTTCGTGTGAAGTTGAAGACGCGTTATGGGAATTTTCTTAGAGGGAATGGTGGGTTGCCACCGTGGAGGAACACTGTTACGCATGATATTCCTCATAGGACTGTTACGCAGGATTGGATTTTGTGGGATGTTGATGTTGTTGAGATTTATGtgaataataatgataaagaaAGTTTGGATCTACCTTCTGTTGAATCCAACACGCCTTCACCTGGGACCAGTGTTTCTGCAAGCTTTTCTAGGCAACAGGTATGGTTTATTCTTTGGAAAGTTTCCTTTTTTTCATCTGGGTTGTTTTGGTTAAGCTTTAAATTTTGATTCTATAAGTTATAACCAATTTAGTTCTATGAAGTGTTGTTAATTTAGAAGCtgaaattaatcaaattttagaatgatttttgaatttgtaaattctCAGTAAGATCAATTAGTTACCAATTTTAGCTACTATTTTGATATAACATGGTAGTTTACTTttcttagttttatttttttaaaatgcattttgaTAACAAATCTATTATCTCTAGAAACTTGAATAAtggaattttattttgaattgtttTCGAAATGCATTCTTTCTTATTAGCTATTTGTCCTCTGCATGAAACAATTGTTCACTACAGTATCTATCCTTGGTATGAGTCTTCAATGATTTTGTAGACTAAATTAGCACCTCTATAATTTTTAAGGATTAAGTTGATAGTttacttttgtaaaaaaaaaaagttaatagtTTACTAGTTGAATTTAGCATTATTTTCTTGCTTCTTTGGTTAATTGTGTTCTGTTTTATTTGCAGTCGAATGATTTGGTTGTTGGAGTGTCGCCCAAGACGACAGAGGGGCGAATTATATACTACCACGTTGCCGAAGATGATGGAGAGGTGAGTGACGAAGGTGTGCAGGGATATTCTTTGGTTTTCAAAGGAAATGGTGTTGAGGAATTGACTAAAAAGTTTGAGGAAGAGACAGGGTTAGAGGGAATCATTGTGTGTACTCGTAGTCCTTTGAATGGAAAGATTTATCCTCTTCGCTTGCAGCTTCCTCCAAACAATGTCACTATGCAGGTTCTTTTGGTTCTTCCCTTCTCAAAAGGTGAGAgttcttttcttccttttgaTCAATTAATCTAGTCTTTGTAGACCAATTAAGCAAGCTCTTTTATGTAAATATCATAGATGTTTTGCATATCTGGTTTTTACTGAACATGTTGGAGAAATGCTAGCAAGACGCTTTTGAATACTATATCTAATATAATACATAGAGTAAAAGAACGTGCACTGTCAGTGTAAACTAGTTTTACTCGGACATTTAATAAGAACCATTGATTTTTTCATCTCACCACATGATTGTAACTACCATCATAAAATACCTATAAGTCAATAGTTTTTGCACCAGTGTAAAACTGTTTACACCGAAAGTGTATGAAACTCTACACATATTTGTTGAAATTTGTGTGACACtctcatatttgaatttgaatttcaacTAGTAGGAGAAAGTGTATTAAGATGCGCATGTTAAAAAAGTGTGTTGATAACTTATCCTTTAAGTAAAACTTTGCTAACAAAAATTGGACATCTTGTTGTTTTGATTTGATTGCTTGCATTGTATTTAgacaaatttaatttagtttttatgaCTTTAATctatattatgaattttaacatttgttttttttttcttgtgttccaGTGGCAAGAGAATTTGAGGCACAAGGTTTGCTTTGAGAAGCAAGATTTTGCACCACGTGTATATATTAGATACTGATCCAAGTTCGTGAGAGTTATATTTGTAAGCATTTAGGATTTGAGAATGTGTTATAACTAATAAGTTCGTACCTTGTACTAGTTCATTGCATTTATTCAACAGATTCATATGGAACTTGCTTAAAATTGCAACGGAAATGAATTAAAGTATAACACCAATGGTCATTTATGAATGAATACTATAGGCAATTCTGATGGTGGATTTTATTTGGGCTTCTGTTTCATTAAccgttggaaatgatgatgttttaatgaaaatttattggaaataatgatgacatttatgagagctagtgttgttgtgaattgaaaaaattgagaagtgtCACATTGGAGGGATACGGTACACTAGTAgagtatataaggtggaggtaagGAATTTGGGGAGGGTCCCAAGgggcaccccaattttgtgaaggacgGAGAACCAAACAATATTGGCCACCACAAGTGCGCCGCCGTCCGACCGACCCAGCTTGGCTTTGGCTACGTGGTGTGGCAtgaaatttaattaatcattttaattaactgATTGCTTGCGTTTTATCTCTAATTGAAATGTGTAACTGCCCTCCACCGAGTCATATCTGATCCAGTCTTCCTCACTGATTTCGTGCATTTGTTTTTGCCCAGTCAAAACCTTAATCTTTGGTCTCACGTTTCTTTTGTTGCCCGGTCAAAATTTAGAGTCAAAATCCTAagtttggagcgcacgtttTGGGGTTTGGAGTGCACGTTTCTGAGGGCCACTTCTTGGAGCGCATGTTCTGATGATTCCTGAttttctcagatccagttgcggttttcctctataaatagagggttctctTCAGttggaaaagcacaccaaaagctctctATATGtgaggcttttctcacttctccctCTTCTtactatttcttttctttctttcgagtggtcttagtgccatattacgagtgtcagtcgtaagactgccatattgagggtgtaattctagaacggttttttATGTATCTGTTTTATCTCGGgaacttcgtggttgatagtctgtctgtttcgcacaatttgggcagtgcctcgaaacgtcttaaagagagtgacctagtccgcgactcaacctagtaatattttcggtggtataaattgttttcaaaatgttttttcgaatttcaaaaataacattaactAGCTTCAAAATTGTTGTTCAATGGTTTTGTAATGCTTTAGGCTTCAATATTGTTCTCTAGGCGATGCTGAGGCATGTTCATAGAAGTTTTGCCAGAATCAGATacagatttttttaaacatattatttatgACATACTTCTGAAATCTAGATGCATTTTTTTTCAGAACTTTTTTCTTATTAGTTGTCTCTGATGTAATAAAATTTGTTGTGCCAAGCGAAAGTTTCTGTTATGGTCACACATTAGCAGGCAGAAGTccttttctaaaataaaaaattagcgGTCAGCAGCAGGACATTGAAAGTTAGGCCTGTGGGCTTCTTTTTGccctcatattttttaacatttacaCATAGAAGTGGACTtttgaacaaaattatttatcttaaaatatactttcaaatgatattaattatgtgtttttttaagTGTACATTAGAAATCACATGGAAATAAATTCCCTATTTTTATGATAGGAAAGATAGataattttagtgtattttaatttttatgagaaaGATAAAAGAGAAATGATAGATAAACCAAGAGAAAGGATAACATAGAAGAGAGATTGAAAGAAAGTCACTCTACTTATCATAAAGGTAGTCATTTAGGTTGGAAATCATAAGAGAGATGAGGAAGTTTCTACTCAATTATGTTGTAGTTAATTTGGGTTCGAAATCATAAGAGAGATGAGGAAGTCTCTACTCAATTATGTTAAACTCTATGAGTGTACTAGGATGCAAATGCATTTTCAAGGTTTGTTTCTCCCTGCTCCCGCTTTGTCATGACTTGGAAAATGTATCATTAGATTCTCACATGTGGCATGATAGTTGATTAAAATCTCCACAAATGGGAGAGAAGTAAAGTTTACAATGAAATAAAAGGAGAAAGTATAGGAAAAACTCCAAatcccatatatatatatatatatatatatatattaaatatagagTCCATATAGAGTCCAAAggagtttatttaataaattttcttcTCAACTCAGACaaagttagattttttttttggaggaATTGGAGAGAAATTCACTATAGTTAATGACACCATATTTTCCGTTAGTCAATCCAACCTtctaataaattattacaaattgAGTTTATTTGGTCTTATTGACATAAATATAGTTGACCTCTCTTATTTATACCGATTTCATTATTCTAACTTGTATGAATTTGCTcttatgaattaaaatatttgatactaaACACAACTTTTGAGTGTCGAACTAAAAGAATGAAGTTGTTCTAAATGATCaaaagactaaaatataatataatgtagTACAAAACACAACTTCTAAAGTTAACTCTAAAGGGTGAAAGTACTCTTTATATGGTGAAGGAGTAAAATATTCAATACCAAacacaaataacaaataatttttgacagcatgtaaaaaatgtattaaagcaaggttatttaaaaaaaataactttaaggtaaaaatataatatgtggtcctttaaattatttaattttaatagattactttttttaattttttttttataataaattagttttttaagcCTTAAAATGTGTACACCGCTACCATTTTTTTGTCCAACTCTAATAAAAAAGTGTTTATATAGCTGTTTTAAACTGCGGTAGTAAGTCCAAATcgttcaattataatttttaattgattttattaaaataaaaattccaaaCAATAAATCGTAGGGTTCTTCATCAATCTTAAAGAACCTAAATAGATTCACGAATGCTTCTTTAGAGATAGATTGAAAGTTGCCTCGAACACACTTTGAAGATATTTCTTGAAGGAAGTAATGAGCTTTCAAATATTTACTCAACAACAAATCACAATTTGACAAAATGCGCCACCTGTGTTTGacaaaaaacacaaaattaaatGCTTTGGAACAATGGAATCCAATACCACCTCTACTGTTTGGTTTGATAATCGATTCTATGTGGTCAGATAAATTTAGGGGTAATAGGAAGTATAAGTGTATACATTCaaattaatctaaaaaaaaatcacaaattgactcaaaaaattaaaaaattatataaaatcatatattattGAATGTGTTTCAATCTTCTTTTATGAAATTGTTCACATCCGATtgaattttagatttatttttaaaatcaaactaaacttcatatttaaattttaatatttcttttttagtaTAAGATACTACATTAATCTATTATttgttagtttaattttttataataatacctatttgtttagtttaatttatttttattactattttattttatatgttttaaatttttgttttgttgtccATCTAGCTTCTTCCAAACACTATCTAGAACAACATCAAACACTTATTATTTCGATTGTCCAACAAATGATTAAAGATTAAGTATTCGGAGAGATTTTTTATCGTCACAAAAagaatttatcttttaaaatcaatttatttgtcTTAAAGAAACACTAAAAGAAATCTTTAATTTATCTAGTTTGATGAATTGATCATTAGGGTCTTGATAAAGTTAGAGAAAATTTTGAAAGCACTCAAAAACATATTGGTAGCTTTGCAAAAAAAATGAGACTAGCATCTTTAGGTAAATATATactataaaattgaaaacagttcaaataaaatatatattatataaaaaagtttatatgcagtaaaatatgagtttaattATTGTCTATCttgatgtaatttttttctattataagtacatcacaattattaattaatgtgtacgactttaaaaataattataataaaagtcaaatatatcTAATGATCTAAAGACTATAATTTATTGACAATatctttttttactttaataatatatatgaattaaatttataaaatattatagagaGTTGAATAAATAGACACTATATACcattaatgattttataaaaaaaattaacacaaatattataaatgtcgatattattaaattaaatataatattttgagttCCAACTTATACCCTCACAATTATGCGTTAGTTTTGATAGAGAAAGAAAATagtaaatcaattaaaataaattatacttgATTTGTACTTTCTTAATAAATGGAAAATGGAAAAATGGCTAAGATTGTAGCTTGTGTGGCCGTTCCGAAAATCTTTCTGCTACTCACTCGAAAGGTCAAAATCTTTTCTCTGTTAACAACttcttttttttactaaaatgcCTCTCGGGACCAAATCAGAAGCCATAACATTCTTGTGAACTCCGTTTGTTTTTGTTTCCTAAtgtctttcttcttcacaaTTGCATTTTCTTCCAATCTCCCCCTCACTCACCCATCTTCATGATTCTTAATTACCATTCTTTTTAACTTCTAATAACTCAaccaaaaaaaatcatttttttttcttctcatttttggGTCTAATGGCTGTTTCTGCTTTAGCATTAGCATCTCCATTCAGTTTCACAAAACTCCATCAAAGAATTTCACTTTTCAATCAAAACCATTCTCCAATCTTAAATGCAAAAAACCCATCTCTTAAACCCAAAAAACCCTCCTTAACCCTTTATGGTTCTCCTCTTTTGAACCATTCTCTTGTTAAATTAGCTCCTACCCAAATCAGAGTTTCTTCTGTTGAATGTTTAGATGCTATTGATGAACCTGAAAGGTTGATGCTTTATGATGAAAAACCTGTTAAATTTGCTATCTGGGTCATTTTCTGGGCTTCTATGTCTTTGGCTTGGTTTGCTTATTCAAAAGATGCTAATGCTGCTGTTGATTCCATTAAAGCTTCTGGATTTGGGTTAAAGATTGCTAATTCGTTGAGAAAATTCGGTTTACCTGATTGGGTTGTTGTGTTTACTCTTGCTACACTTCCTGTTCTTGAGCTTCGTGGTGCTATTCCTGTTGGTTATTGGTTGCAACTCAACCCTGCAACTTTGACTGTGGTATCCATAATTGGgttagtttctttttctttctctaaaACCTATGTAGAATTGACACTTGTGATCTGATCGAAGGTGTGTCTTGGTGTCTGACATGTGTTGATGTTACATTCAACtaattcattttaaaaggagagattgattttatttttgttattttgtaagTACTCTTTTTGTTAACTGATGCAAAAAGATGTTTCTTGTTTTCACTTTTGCAAAGGTAGGGAAGAGTGAGATAGGAAAAAATGACACAAAAGGTGTAGGTAGGCTCTCCCTTTCTATGTTTTTATGTATaacgaaaatttgaaactttatgCATGTCACCTTTATAAAAGTTGTAAGATAAGGAAATTGTTGGGTGGGGAAGTGTC
It contains:
- the LOC101489362 gene encoding uncharacterized protein gives rise to the protein MEFFTKSKLVNLRSHLDKYLIDDNGKLRQSRNGTVKRAQWTVEKVEAFETHRHVVRLKSFNGKYLTATETPFRLGVTGKAVILTELEEGLDGKNEWEPIRDGFQVKFRSYCGKYLRGNGGAPPWRNSVTHDDSDSSVSKGCFLWDVETVMEKDVNELFSESFLASFASDDVSVNSDTASPMSVFSLKSPPARRNLQLQTTKPTKLRNGMDFFSRAKAVRFKSHHDKYLLAEEDEESVTQHRNGSSNNAKWFVEHVPEYDNVIRFKSCYGKYLTASDNPFLLGMTGRKVLQTLPKTLDSSVEWEPVRDGVRVKLKTRYGNFLRGNGGLPPWRNTVTHDIPHRTVTQDWILWDVDVVEIYVNNNDKESLDLPSVESNTPSPGTSVSASFSRQQSNDLVVGVSPKTTEGRIIYYHVAEDDGEVSDEGVQGYSLVFKGNGVEELTKKFEEETGLEGIIVCTRSPLNGKIYPLRLQLPPNNVTMQVLLVLPFSKVAREFEAQGLL
- the LOC101489688 gene encoding uncharacterized protein → MAVSALALASPFSFTKLHQRISLFNQNHSPILNAKNPSLKPKKPSLTLYGSPLLNHSLVKLAPTQIRVSSVECLDAIDEPERLMLYDEKPVKFAIWVIFWASMSLAWFAYSKDANAAVDSIKASGFGLKIANSLRKFGLPDWVVVFTLATLPVLELRGAIPVGYWLQLNPATLTVVSIIGNMVPVPFIILYLKRFASFLASKSPSASRFLDILFKNAKEKAGPVEEFQWLGLMLFVAVPFPGTGAWSGAIIASILDMPFWIAVSANFFGVVFAGLLVNLLVNLGLKYAIITGIVLFFVSTFMWTILRNLKKGLSSSKRLF